The following proteins come from a genomic window of Aquimarina sp. MAR_2010_214:
- a CDS encoding bile acid:sodium symporter family protein, whose product MDSISTIILALSLIIIMLGMGLSLVIEDFKRILIYPKAILLGLTNQILILPVLGFALASLFPVQPEIAIGIMILAACPGGPTSNLISHLAKGDIALSVTLTALSSFITILTIPFIINFALLHFLEEGQMIRLNVMTTIIQILVITIIPVSIGMLIRKYNERFALKMAKPVRRASGIVLMLVIVGIAIKEKDNIVPYFRQAGAVALCLNVITMIVGYYSSRLFNIKDKRAISIAIESGIQNGTLAITIAVVLLKNTSFAVAPAVYSLLMFFTGGIAVYMGIKKSYTHEN is encoded by the coding sequence ATGGATAGTATATCGACAATTATTTTAGCCCTTTCACTTATCATTATCATGCTTGGAATGGGGCTATCTCTGGTAATTGAGGATTTTAAAAGAATATTGATATACCCAAAAGCAATCCTATTAGGGTTGACTAATCAAATACTGATTTTACCAGTATTGGGATTTGCATTAGCATCTTTATTTCCCGTACAACCCGAGATTGCAATCGGAATTATGATATTAGCTGCATGTCCAGGTGGCCCCACGTCTAATTTAATATCTCATTTGGCAAAAGGAGACATAGCATTGTCTGTTACTCTTACTGCATTAAGTAGCTTTATCACTATTTTGACTATACCTTTTATTATAAATTTTGCACTTCTTCACTTTTTAGAAGAAGGGCAAATGATTAGATTGAATGTGATGACAACTATTATTCAGATATTGGTAATTACCATTATTCCTGTAAGTATTGGTATGTTAATTAGAAAATATAATGAACGGTTTGCCTTAAAAATGGCTAAACCCGTTCGGAGAGCTTCAGGGATTGTACTCATGCTTGTAATTGTAGGTATCGCAATTAAAGAAAAAGATAATATTGTACCTTACTTTCGGCAAGCGGGAGCAGTTGCTTTATGCCTAAATGTTATTACAATGATTGTGGGGTATTATTCTTCTAGATTATTTAATATTAAAGATAAAAGAGCCATTTCAATTGCAATTGAGTCAGGAATCCAAAATGGAACCTTAGCAATAACGATCGCTGTTGTTTTACTTAAAAATACTTCTTTTGCGGTTGCTCCAGCAGTATATAGCTTATTAATGTTTTTTACAGGTGGTATTGCTGTCTATATGGGTATTAAGAAAAGTTATACCCATGAAAACTAG
- a CDS encoding fibronectin type III domain-containing protein → MKSRKSIFLLIPFLLFSIFVNAQNQNDRENIKKQTNLQALQRVINRSNNANNANRAKVASQRMPLTKTTKDGRLGVFYSFNEKGEAIYAYDDNVDAAASGRTNKIWTGGASGLNLTGAGIEIGVWESGYARPTHQEFGGRASNGGDGGSVTSHGTHTGGTLIASGTDAAARGMASGATIKNYTASGMVSEAASFAAAGGILANNSNTPSGSAGVYDATARDMDEVTYNAPFYLHCKSAGNSGNNYGIVKTNQLAKNLLVVGNCNDVLNYTGPSSVSMSSSSSYGPSDDWRIKPDITNNGTTVYSSNNANDTDYTTKSGTSMSTPATAGTIALLQEHYKNINGVYMRAATAKGLIIDTADEMGANDGPDFASGWGLINAERAAQVISNNGSASVMDELTLNNGSTYTRTIISDGSTPLALTIVWNDPAGAIGSGNTPVLVNDLDVRVTGNGNTYSPWVMVPNGSFNNYSDAAQKGDNFRDNVEKIDAVLAAGTYTVTVTHKGTLTNGSQDFSLVASGVSTTVVVDNEAPSVPTNVTASNIGSTTVDLSWTASTDNIGVSVYEVFQGNTSIGTSTTTSFSVTGLTASTSYSFRVKAKDAAGNVSGNSSTVNVSTTATPACAGINSFPYSESFEGNVGAWVQETSDDIDWTVDSSGTPSSTTGPSSATNGSSYIYTEASGNGNGFPNKVALLTSPCIDLSNQPSSELSFDYHMYGSNMGTLEIRVSTDDGATWTSAWSLTGDQGNNWNSQVVSLSSYGGSVIKLQLKGTTGPDYRSDMAIDNVKIISATLDTQAPSTPASLAASNIGATTADLSWTASTDNVGVTEYEIFQRGSSIGTSATTSFSVTGLTASTSYSFKVKAKDAAGNVSANSNVANVTTTATPACAGINSFPYSESFEGNVGVWVQETGDDINWTVDSGGTPSSSTGPSSATNGSSYIYTEASGNGNGFPNKVALLTSPCIDLSNQPSSELSFDYHMYGSNMGTLEIRVSTDDGATWTSAWSLTGDQGNNWNSQVVSLSSYGGSVIKLQLKGTTGPDYRSDMAIDNVKIISATLDTQAPSTPASLAASNIGATTADLSWTASTDNVGVTEYEIFQGGSSIGTSATTSFSVTGLTASTAYSFTVKAKDAAGNVSGNSNVANVTTTDTPACAGINSFPYSESFESDLGVWTNATGDDIDWTRDSGGTPSNATGPASGQDGSFYLYTEASTNVTPPGSPNKVALLNSPCIDLTGVPNGSLEFGYHMQGTAMGNMEVLASTDNGVTYTSIWSKNGSQGDVWNQATVALTSYAGSVIKLQFKATTGSGWSSDMAIDNVKIISIVPDTQAPTVPANLTASNIANTSADLSWDASTDNTGVTGYDIYQDGTSIGSSTSTTYSVSGLTANTTYSFTVKAKDAAGNVSGSSNAANVKTTNVVQYTLTTNTTGQGTVSGGGTYNSGTSVTVTATAASGWDFSGWSGALSGNTNPTSISMSSDKTVTATFTEAPVISTSTEKYRLTWRGNTSTTMVVGWNQVRGTNPVVHYGTTDFGSNAASYPLSKTVDRTVSSKGMSNNYARLTGLQADTAYYFVIKDSEGVSKRFWFKTAPSDPNTRLSIVAGGDSRNNRTPRQNANKLVAKIRPHAVLFGGDMTSSSSSSQWQNWFEDWQLTIGSDGRMIPVVAARGNHEKSNDIRDLFDIPTAAGGEYYALSFGGSLMRTYTLNTEVTPAGTQGTWLANDLTSNSANHTWAVAQYHRATRPHEPGKSEQNDQYEAWSKPFYTHAVQLVMESDSHVVKRTWPIKPSTATGSDEGFVRVDSDPKRAIYVGEGCWGAPLRNASDTKNWTRAAGSFNQFKWLWIDKNKIELRTIKVDNASSVGQLSDNNLFVLPTNIDVWNPTGGSVVTVDNPHTVRAVAQRSNTSLTGDNSVVEKKLEIHPNPIESGMLHIKYPDYAKANRSEAIIRDMFGRVVDKVNFKSETTTYAIDKLNAGVYFIVIKTRKGEVSKKFIKR, encoded by the coding sequence ATGAAATCAAGGAAGAGTATATTCCTCCTTATTCCGTTTTTGTTGTTTTCGATATTCGTTAACGCACAAAATCAGAATGACCGAGAGAATATTAAAAAACAAACCAATTTACAAGCCCTACAACGGGTTATTAACAGATCTAATAATGCAAATAATGCCAATAGGGCTAAAGTTGCAAGTCAAAGAATGCCTCTTACAAAGACCACAAAAGACGGTCGGTTAGGGGTTTTTTATTCTTTTAATGAAAAAGGTGAAGCTATTTATGCTTATGATGATAATGTTGATGCTGCAGCTTCTGGACGTACAAATAAAATATGGACAGGTGGGGCATCAGGTCTTAATCTTACTGGAGCTGGCATCGAAATAGGTGTTTGGGAAAGTGGTTATGCCAGACCAACTCATCAGGAATTTGGAGGCAGAGCTTCTAATGGAGGTGATGGAGGATCTGTTACTAGCCATGGAACACATACAGGAGGTACATTAATTGCCAGTGGTACTGATGCAGCGGCTAGAGGAATGGCCTCTGGGGCAACTATAAAAAACTATACAGCTTCTGGGATGGTATCAGAAGCAGCTTCATTTGCTGCTGCCGGAGGAATCTTAGCTAATAATTCCAATACCCCAAGCGGCTCTGCAGGTGTTTATGACGCTACTGCACGTGATATGGATGAAGTTACCTATAATGCTCCATTTTATCTGCATTGTAAATCTGCAGGAAATAGTGGAAATAATTATGGTATAGTAAAAACTAACCAGCTTGCAAAGAATTTACTGGTTGTCGGAAATTGTAATGATGTGCTAAACTATACAGGACCTTCTTCTGTAAGTATGTCTTCATCTAGTTCTTATGGCCCTTCTGATGACTGGAGAATTAAACCAGATATTACTAATAATGGTACTACTGTATATTCTTCTAATAATGCAAATGATACAGATTATACTACTAAGAGTGGTACTTCGATGTCGACTCCTGCCACAGCAGGTACTATTGCCTTGTTACAGGAACACTATAAAAATATCAACGGAGTATACATGAGAGCTGCTACAGCTAAAGGATTGATTATTGATACTGCTGATGAAATGGGAGCCAATGATGGTCCTGATTTTGCAAGTGGATGGGGTTTGATTAATGCAGAAAGGGCTGCTCAGGTAATCAGTAATAATGGCAGTGCATCTGTTATGGATGAATTAACGCTAAATAATGGAAGTACATATACCAGAACTATCATTTCTGACGGATCTACCCCATTAGCTTTGACTATAGTATGGAATGATCCTGCTGGTGCGATTGGTTCAGGAAATACACCTGTATTGGTAAATGACCTGGATGTTCGTGTAACCGGAAATGGGAATACATATTCTCCTTGGGTAATGGTACCTAATGGAAGCTTTAATAATTATAGTGATGCTGCTCAAAAAGGAGATAATTTTAGAGATAATGTAGAAAAAATAGATGCAGTTTTAGCGGCAGGAACCTATACGGTTACGGTAACTCATAAAGGTACTTTGACTAATGGTTCGCAAGATTTTTCTCTTGTAGCTAGTGGTGTTAGTACTACTGTTGTAGTTGATAATGAAGCACCAAGTGTACCTACAAACGTAACAGCTTCTAATATTGGTTCAACAACTGTTGATCTTAGTTGGACGGCTTCAACAGATAACATTGGTGTTAGCGTATACGAAGTATTTCAAGGAAACACTAGTATCGGTACATCTACTACTACAAGCTTTAGTGTTACTGGTCTTACCGCTTCAACATCATATAGTTTTAGAGTAAAAGCCAAAGATGCTGCAGGAAATGTGTCAGGAAATAGTAGTACTGTTAATGTTTCCACCACAGCTACTCCGGCATGTGCTGGGATTAATAGCTTTCCCTATAGTGAAAGTTTTGAAGGTAACGTAGGTGCTTGGGTACAAGAAACGAGTGATGATATTGATTGGACAGTAGATAGCAGCGGAACACCTTCTTCAACTACAGGGCCATCTTCGGCAACAAATGGTAGTAGTTATATCTATACCGAAGCCTCAGGAAACGGAAATGGATTTCCAAATAAGGTTGCACTTTTAACCAGTCCTTGTATTGATCTTTCTAATCAGCCAAGCTCAGAACTTAGTTTTGATTATCATATGTATGGATCTAATATGGGAACTTTAGAAATTAGAGTTTCTACAGATGATGGAGCCACATGGACTAGTGCTTGGAGTTTGACAGGTGATCAGGGTAATAATTGGAATTCTCAGGTAGTAAGTTTATCTAGCTATGGAGGTAGTGTGATAAAACTACAGTTAAAAGGTACTACGGGACCAGATTATAGAAGTGATATGGCAATCGATAATGTAAAGATCATTTCTGCAACACTCGATACACAAGCACCAAGTACTCCAGCAAGTTTAGCAGCTTCTAATATTGGCGCAACAACAGCTGATTTATCCTGGACTGCTTCTACAGATAATGTTGGGGTTACCGAATATGAGATTTTTCAGAGAGGTAGTAGTATAGGAACATCTGCAACAACTAGTTTTAGTGTTACTGGTCTTACCGCTTCAACATCATATAGTTTTAAGGTAAAAGCTAAAGATGCAGCAGGTAATGTATCAGCAAACAGCAATGTTGCTAATGTCACTACTACAGCTACTCCGGCATGTGCTGGGATTAATAGTTTTCCATATAGTGAGAGTTTTGAAGGTAATGTAGGTGTTTGGGTACAAGAAACGGGTGACGATATTAACTGGACAGTAGATAGTGGAGGAACACCTTCTTCAAGTACAGGGCCATCTTCGGCAACAAATGGTAGTAGTTATATCTATACCGAAGCCTCAGGAAATGGAAATGGATTTCCAAATAAGGTTGCACTTTTAACCAGTCCTTGTATTGATCTTTCTAATCAGCCAAGCTCAGAACTTAGTTTTGATTATCATATGTATGGATCTAATATGGGAACTTTAGAAATTAGAGTTTCTACAGATGATGGAGCCACATGGACTAGTGCTTGGAGTTTGACAGGTGATCAGGGTAATAATTGGAATTCTCAGGTAGTAAGTTTATCTAGCTATGGAGGTAGTGTGATAAAACTACAGTTAAAAGGTACTACGGGACCAGATTATAGAAGTGATATGGCAATCGATAATGTAAAGATCATTTCTGCAACACTCGATACACAGGCACCAAGTACTCCAGCAAGTTTAGCAGCTTCTAATATTGGCGCAACAACAGCTGATTTATCCTGGACTGCTTCTACAGATAATGTAGGCGTTACCGAATATGAGATTTTTCAGGGAGGTAGTAGTATAGGAACATCTGCAACAACTAGTTTTAGTGTTACCGGTCTTACAGCTTCAACAGCATATAGTTTTACGGTAAAAGCTAAAGATGCAGCAGGTAATGTATCAGGAAACAGTAATGTTGCTAATGTCACTACTACAGACACTCCAGCATGTGCTGGGATTAATAGTTTTCCATATAGTGAGAGTTTTGAGTCTGATTTAGGAGTTTGGACCAACGCTACAGGTGATGATATTGATTGGACTCGAGATTCAGGAGGTACTCCATCAAATGCTACTGGTCCGGCAAGCGGACAGGATGGTTCTTTCTATCTGTATACCGAAGCTTCGACCAATGTCACTCCACCAGGTAGCCCAAATAAAGTGGCTTTATTAAATAGTCCTTGTATAGACCTAACAGGAGTTCCTAATGGATCACTGGAATTCGGATACCATATGCAAGGAACTGCTATGGGGAATATGGAAGTTTTAGCAAGTACAGATAATGGAGTTACTTATACTTCTATATGGTCAAAGAATGGTAGTCAAGGAGATGTTTGGAACCAAGCTACAGTTGCACTTACTTCTTATGCTGGATCTGTAATCAAGTTACAATTCAAAGCAACGACGGGATCAGGATGGAGTAGTGATATGGCAATCGATAATGTGAAGATTATTTCTATCGTTCCAGATACACAAGCACCAACGGTACCTGCAAATTTAACAGCTTCTAATATTGCTAATACATCAGCAGATCTTAGTTGGGACGCTTCGACAGACAATACTGGCGTTACAGGATATGATATATATCAGGATGGAACAAGTATTGGTTCATCAACAAGTACTACATATAGTGTTAGTGGTCTTACAGCCAATACTACATATAGTTTTACTGTAAAGGCTAAAGATGCTGCAGGCAATGTATCTGGCAGTAGTAACGCTGCTAATGTTAAGACAACGAATGTTGTTCAATATACTTTAACGACCAATACAACAGGACAAGGAACAGTAAGTGGAGGAGGAACCTATAACTCAGGAACATCTGTAACGGTTACAGCTACTGCTGCATCAGGATGGGATTTTAGCGGGTGGTCTGGTGCTCTATCAGGCAATACGAATCCGACATCTATCTCGATGAGTTCTGATAAGACCGTAACAGCGACCTTTACTGAAGCTCCTGTTATCAGTACTTCAACAGAAAAGTATCGATTAACCTGGAGAGGTAATACGTCTACCACTATGGTTGTAGGATGGAATCAGGTACGAGGAACGAATCCTGTGGTACATTACGGTACTACAGATTTTGGTAGTAATGCTGCATCATATCCGCTTAGTAAAACTGTAGATAGAACGGTTTCTAGTAAAGGAATGAGTAATAATTATGCTAGATTAACAGGACTTCAGGCAGATACTGCTTATTATTTTGTGATCAAGGATAGTGAAGGAGTTTCTAAAAGATTCTGGTTTAAGACTGCGCCTAGTGATCCTAATACCCGTTTATCAATTGTAGCAGGAGGAGATTCTCGAAACAATCGTACTCCAAGACAAAATGCTAATAAACTTGTTGCCAAGATCAGACCACATGCTGTACTCTTTGGTGGAGATATGACAAGTTCTTCATCGAGTTCTCAATGGCAAAACTGGTTTGAAGACTGGCAATTAACTATTGGTTCTGATGGAAGGATGATTCCTGTTGTTGCCGCACGAGGTAATCATGAGAAATCGAATGATATCAGAGATCTTTTTGATATTCCTACCGCAGCTGGAGGAGAATACTATGCGTTGAGTTTTGGAGGTAGTTTGATGAGAACCTATACCTTAAACACAGAGGTAACCCCAGCAGGTACACAAGGAACTTGGTTAGCTAATGATTTAACGTCTAACTCTGCTAATCACACATGGGCAGTAGCACAGTATCATAGAGCAACCAGACCTCATGAGCCTGGTAAATCAGAACAAAATGATCAGTATGAAGCATGGTCTAAACCTTTTTACACTCATGCTGTACAATTGGTGATGGAGAGTGATTCTCACGTAGTGAAACGTACCTGGCCAATCAAACCATCAACAGCTACCGGAAGTGATGAAGGGTTTGTGAGAGTAGATTCAGATCCAAAGAGAGCTATCTATGTTGGAGAAGGATGTTGGGGAGCTCCCTTACGTAATGCTTCTGATACTAAGAACTGGACAAGAGCAGCGGGATCGTTTAACCAGTTTAAGTGGTTATGGATCGATAAAAACAAGATAGAACTTAGAACCATTAAAGTAGATAATGCGAGTAGTGTTGGACAATTAAGTGACAACAACTTGTTTGTTTTACCTACCAATATTGATGTTTGGAACCCTACAGGAGGTAGTGTTGTGACTGTCGATAATCCGCATACGGTAAGAGCTGTTGCTCAACGAAGTAATACTTCATTGACAGGTGACAACAGTGTTGTAGAGAAGAAACTGGAAATTCATCCAAACCCAATAGAATCAGGTATGTTACACATCAAATATCCTGATTATGCTAAGGCCAACAGGTCGGAAGCAATCATTAGAGACATGTTTGGAAGGGTGGTTGATAAAGTGAACTTTAAATCAGAGACAACAACCTATGCCATTGATAAATTGAATGCCGGAGTATACTTCATTGTTATTAAAACAAGAAAAGGAGAGGTGAGTAAGAAATTTATTAAGAGATAA
- a CDS encoding IS1595 family transposase, translated as MIPEDFRDFFISSSALVQSEIVSTLLEISTEGSALIDSNQSKAISCPHCKCNKIKANGKLKGVQRYVCNTCHKNFSETTGKFWYNLKKKDKVNRYLFCLLSGYSIRKSAKETGISIQTSFDWRHKLLVSFGSVSVDEFQGILESDDLFFAYSEKGNRNLDRPARKRGAKASKAGLSNEKVAVIASCDRSGNKDFKVATRGRISKSDLETILQGKLAKVETLCSDSHRSYTAFAKDKKVAHKKFNASKGQRAVDKIYHVQNVNNMDMRLRKFMEPFNGVATKYLQNYLNWFLVLEKIKNSTSKMATVAAIAFASNTAWMEFKNIVVNNMLFRT; from the coding sequence ATGATACCAGAAGATTTTAGAGATTTTTTCATTAGTTCATCGGCTTTGGTTCAATCAGAAATTGTTTCCACATTATTGGAGATCTCTACTGAGGGTTCAGCCCTGATTGATAGCAATCAGAGTAAAGCCATAAGCTGTCCTCATTGTAAGTGCAATAAAATTAAGGCTAATGGTAAGCTCAAAGGAGTACAGCGCTATGTTTGTAATACTTGTCATAAAAACTTTAGTGAAACTACCGGTAAGTTCTGGTACAACCTCAAGAAGAAAGACAAAGTTAATCGTTATTTATTCTGTTTACTCTCTGGATATAGTATTCGCAAGAGTGCCAAAGAAACAGGGATTTCTATTCAGACTTCTTTTGATTGGAGGCACAAATTACTTGTCTCCTTTGGGAGCGTAAGTGTGGATGAATTCCAAGGAATCCTAGAGAGTGATGATCTTTTCTTTGCTTACTCTGAAAAAGGGAATCGAAATTTGGATCGTCCTGCTAGAAAACGTGGCGCAAAGGCAAGTAAAGCTGGTCTCAGTAATGAAAAAGTAGCTGTGATAGCCAGTTGTGACCGATCAGGGAACAAAGATTTCAAAGTAGCTACCAGAGGTCGCATTAGTAAAAGTGACTTGGAGACTATATTACAAGGGAAGTTGGCTAAAGTAGAAACCCTTTGTAGCGACAGTCACAGAAGCTATACTGCATTTGCAAAAGACAAGAAGGTAGCACACAAAAAATTTAATGCTTCGAAGGGTCAAAGAGCTGTTGACAAAATATATCACGTACAAAATGTGAATAATATGGATATGCGTCTAAGGAAATTTATGGAGCCCTTCAATGGAGTGGCAACAAAATACCTTCAGAATTATCTGAATTGGTTTTTAGTCTTAGAAAAAATAAAAAATTCAACCAGTAAAATGGCAACCGTAGCAGCTATAGCCTTTGCTTCCAATACTGCCTGGATGGAATTTAAAAACATAGTAGTAAATAATATGCTTTTTAGAACTTAG